The genomic interval CACCCCAAGCTCTTTTTCTTTAAATAAATCCAATAATCCTGACCGGATGAATAGACTATCAAGCTTTGAGATTATATCTTGTGATGGGTAAGATTTTTTGCGGAATCCTGTAGAGAAGTCAATAAAGTAAACCTTGCTTATCACTCACTTTAATTCTTCAGCTTTTTTCTCTAAAATTGATAATTGTGCATCAGTAAAATCGTCCGGATCTATAGTAATGAGCAGATTTGAGTCACCCCCAGAGATCATTCTCTTCATAGTATACAAAAATTTCATTGCCTGTTCAAAGCCATTAAGTAGCTTTATATGGTTAAAGCAGTCAATCAATACTACAGAGTTTTTAACACTATTAACATACTCTGACACAGTAGCAGTTAGCTCATCTAACTTTGTGAATGGAATTGTACGCTCGCTTTCATCTGTTCTAAAAGTGAGCCAAATAATAGGTGTCTTTGTAAGCCCATACATTCTCCTAACTTCTTCAGGATGTAGTTTAGTAAAACATAACCCTTGACTACCGTGTGTAATTTGGATTAAGAAGGTTTCGTAACTTTTCTTTAGACTCTTTTCTTTAATAAAATAAATATTACCCATTTTTAACGAATATTTAAGCGGCAATTTTATAAGTCCGAGTGCTATCTGCAAATTTCGGTCACGCTCCCTCAGCCTCTCTATTTCACGTCCATTATGGGCTACACCAACAATCCCAATTACATTATCGTCTTTATCACGCATTACAGAACTAGAAAATATAACAGGTATTTTATCACCAGATTTTGTTACACAAGTTAACTCATAATCGCGGATATAATCGCCTTTAATCAATTTTTCGAAATCCCTTCCTTTAAATGGTGGCTCCTCAGTGAATAA from bacterium carries:
- a CDS encoding DUF835 domain-containing protein; this translates as MAKLLKVADELKGLERREWQLWALITGLFLAFVFFISLAYFYWRFETVGIKEYTLNVLLLGFVGLSLLFCAHVILTELTIKRLRNKIVEAERSKLEAERNKMIELREAYKELDSIIKDMADSLIVIDLNGKITAVNKATCTLLGYKEEELIDKPAGMLFTEEPPFKGRDFEKLIKGDYIRDYELTCVTKSGDKIPVIFSSSVMRDKDDNVIGIVGVAHNGREIERLRERDRNLQIALGLIKLPLKYSLKMGNIYFIKEKSLKKSYETFLIQITHGSQGLCFTKLHPEEVRRMYGLTKTPIIWLTFRTDESERTIPFTKLDELTATVSEYVNSVKNSVVLIDCFNHIKLLNGFEQAMKFLYTMKRMISGGDSNLLITIDPDDFTDAQLSILEKKAEELK